A single genomic interval of Brevibacillus brevis harbors:
- a CDS encoding GntR family transcriptional regulator codes for MSIKGNVRSLFLLVMDKIKSDIETGLLRPGERLPSEAELSKQLGVSRATLREALRLLEEEKIVIRRHGVGTFINSKPVFSGGIGELFSVTDAIERQGYTAGTLILKTSFGESAEEERKRLALNPGEGVLIVERIRTADGEPVVYCVDRIPAHLVPEGYAASGESIFKWLESVTGVRIAYAVADIEPVGYNEKVSNLLHCDKSAPMLLLKQIHYDESEKPVLYSHNYFRADKIHFHVVRRRL; via the coding sequence ATGAGCATCAAAGGGAATGTTCGATCACTGTTTCTCTTGGTAATGGACAAGATCAAGAGTGATATCGAAACCGGACTTCTTCGTCCTGGTGAACGCCTCCCTTCTGAAGCCGAACTATCCAAACAGCTTGGTGTAAGCAGGGCGACGCTTCGCGAGGCACTCCGACTTCTTGAGGAAGAGAAGATTGTCATTCGTAGACACGGTGTAGGTACCTTTATTAATTCAAAGCCTGTTTTTTCAGGTGGGATTGGGGAACTCTTTAGTGTGACGGATGCAATCGAGCGTCAAGGATATACGGCAGGAACCTTGATCCTGAAAACATCCTTTGGCGAATCTGCTGAAGAAGAGAGGAAGCGGCTAGCCTTAAATCCGGGTGAAGGCGTTCTCATAGTAGAGCGAATTCGAACGGCTGACGGTGAGCCTGTGGTTTATTGTGTGGACCGCATTCCTGCACATCTGGTGCCCGAGGGCTATGCGGCAAGTGGAGAGTCTATCTTCAAATGGCTAGAGAGCGTAACAGGGGTAAGGATCGCATACGCAGTAGCCGATATTGAACCTGTGGGCTACAATGAAAAGGTTTCCAACCTGCTGCATTGCGATAAATCTGCTCCCATGCTCTTGCTCAAACAGATTCATTACGACGAAAGTGAAAAGCCAGTGCTATACTCCCATAATTACTTCAGGGCTGACAAAATTCACTTTCATGTCGTACGGAGACGGTTGTAA